The following are encoded together in the Saliniramus fredricksonii genome:
- the ileS gene encoding isoleucine--tRNA ligase, producing MSDKPDSSPVNDAPDYASTLYLPQTDFPMRAGLPRREPEFLARWNEIDLYRKLREQGTREKRDRFVLHDGPPYANGNIHIGHALNKILKDLIVRSQQMLGKDSNYVPGWDCHGLPIEWKIEEQYRAKGLDKDAVDKVEFRKECRVFADKWIDVQRQEFKRLGVTGDWDDPYLTMSYDAEAQIAREIMKFARSGQLYRGSKPVMWSAVEKTALAEAEVEYHEKTSHTIWVKFPVIATDDPALADASVVIWTTTPWTIPANRAIAYGAHIAYGLYKVTGAPEENWAKAGDLYVVADALAEEIFKAARVESFERVAAVDPKVIKRCAHPFRGLDGANGYWDFDVPVLPADYVTDDAGTGFVHTAPGHGADDYVTYLKHKAVFAECGTTEVPHTVAEDSRYFPHVPFFAGLQIYDHKGKDGKANAAVIDKLAEVGALIARGRLKHQYPHSWRSKAPLLFRNTPQWFIAMDKPVAILDGKTLREVALTAISKTEWVPESGENRITGMVENRPDWVVSRQRAWGVPITVFVHKETGELLADDRLDQAIAESFEAEGADAWYQNDPAFYLAPLGYDPAEYERVDDILDVWFDSGSTHSFNMETRPDLAVNRIVDGGRDQVMYLEGSDQHRGWFQHSLLEACGTRGRAPFDIVLTHGFVLDEKGMKMSKSMGNVVAPQDVIKDSGADILRLWVAASDYADDLRIGKEILKTFVETYRKLRNTIRWMLGSLHHYKPAEAVDPAQMPELERFVLHRLAELDEAIREAYRRFDYKRVIFLLNGFMTSDLSAFYFDVRKDTLYCDPPSSLARKSALTVIDRCFDCVVTWIAPILCFTAEEAWLTRHPDALSVHLETFPEVPAGWRDAALAERWARVRRVRRVVTGSLEIERNAKNIRSNLDAAPIVHVTDPELLAAVEGLNLADICITSDLTLRSDEGPADAYRWDDVPGVAVVFARAQGTKCARSWKISPDVGTDPDYPDVTPRDAQALRELKAMGA from the coding sequence ATGTCCGACAAGCCTGATAGCTCGCCCGTCAACGACGCGCCCGATTACGCTTCCACCCTCTACCTGCCGCAGACGGATTTCCCGATGCGCGCCGGCCTGCCCAGGCGTGAGCCGGAATTCCTCGCCCGCTGGAACGAGATCGATCTCTATCGCAAGCTGCGCGAGCAGGGGACGCGCGAGAAGCGCGACCGCTTCGTGCTGCATGATGGCCCGCCCTATGCCAATGGCAACATCCATATCGGGCATGCGCTCAACAAGATCCTGAAGGATCTGATCGTGCGCTCGCAGCAGATGCTGGGCAAGGATTCGAACTACGTCCCCGGCTGGGATTGCCATGGCCTTCCGATCGAATGGAAGATCGAGGAGCAGTATCGCGCCAAGGGGCTCGACAAGGACGCTGTCGACAAGGTGGAATTCCGCAAGGAATGCCGCGTCTTCGCCGATAAATGGATCGACGTGCAGCGCCAGGAATTCAAGCGGCTCGGCGTGACCGGCGACTGGGACGACCCGTATCTCACCATGAGCTACGACGCGGAAGCGCAGATCGCCCGCGAGATCATGAAATTCGCCCGCTCTGGCCAGCTCTATCGCGGCTCCAAGCCGGTGATGTGGTCGGCTGTCGAAAAGACCGCGCTGGCCGAGGCGGAGGTGGAATATCATGAGAAGACATCGCACACGATCTGGGTGAAGTTCCCGGTCATCGCCACGGATGACCCGGCGCTCGCCGATGCATCCGTCGTGATCTGGACCACCACCCCCTGGACGATCCCGGCCAACCGCGCCATCGCCTATGGCGCGCATATCGCTTACGGGCTCTATAAAGTCACCGGCGCGCCGGAGGAGAACTGGGCGAAGGCCGGGGATCTCTACGTCGTCGCCGATGCGCTGGCCGAGGAGATCTTCAAGGCCGCGCGCGTCGAGAGCTTCGAGCGCGTCGCTGCCGTCGATCCGAAGGTGATCAAGCGCTGCGCGCACCCGTTCCGCGGCCTCGACGGGGCCAACGGCTATTGGGATTTCGACGTCCCCGTCCTGCCCGCCGATTACGTCACCGACGATGCTGGTACCGGCTTCGTGCATACGGCGCCCGGCCATGGCGCGGATGATTATGTGACGTATCTCAAGCACAAGGCGGTTTTCGCGGAATGCGGCACCACCGAAGTGCCGCATACGGTGGCGGAAGATTCGCGCTACTTCCCGCATGTGCCGTTCTTCGCCGGATTGCAGATCTATGATCACAAGGGCAAGGACGGCAAGGCGAATGCGGCCGTCATCGACAAGCTCGCAGAGGTGGGCGCGCTGATCGCGCGCGGGCGGCTCAAGCACCAGTATCCGCATTCCTGGCGCTCCAAGGCGCCGCTGCTGTTTCGCAACACGCCGCAATGGTTCATCGCCATGGACAAGCCGGTGGCGATCCTCGACGGCAAGACCCTGCGCGAGGTCGCGCTCACGGCCATCAGCAAGACCGAATGGGTGCCCGAATCGGGCGAGAACCGCATCACCGGCATGGTCGAGAACCGGCCCGACTGGGTGGTCTCGCGCCAGCGCGCCTGGGGTGTGCCGATCACCGTCTTCGTCCACAAGGAGACCGGCGAACTCCTGGCCGATGACAGGCTCGACCAGGCCATCGCCGAGAGCTTCGAGGCCGAGGGCGCCGATGCCTGGTATCAGAACGATCCGGCCTTCTATCTCGCGCCGCTCGGCTATGACCCGGCGGAGTACGAGAGGGTCGATGACATTCTCGATGTCTGGTTCGATTCCGGCTCGACGCATTCCTTCAACATGGAAACCCGCCCCGATCTCGCGGTGAATCGCATCGTCGATGGCGGGCGCGACCAGGTGATGTATCTGGAAGGCTCCGACCAGCATCGCGGCTGGTTCCAGCATTCCCTGCTCGAGGCCTGCGGCACGCGCGGGCGTGCGCCCTTCGACATCGTCCTGACCCATGGCTTCGTCCTCGACGAGAAGGGGATGAAGATGTCGAAATCCATGGGCAATGTCGTCGCGCCGCAGGACGTGATCAAGGATTCGGGCGCCGATATCCTGCGCCTGTGGGTCGCGGCCTCCGATTACGCGGATGACCTGCGCATCGGCAAGGAAATCCTCAAGACCTTCGTCGAGACCTATCGCAAGCTGCGCAACACCATCCGCTGGATGCTGGGCTCGCTGCATCATTACAAGCCCGCAGAGGCGGTCGATCCGGCGCAGATGCCCGAGCTCGAGCGCTTCGTGCTGCATCGTCTGGCCGAGCTCGACGAGGCGATCCGCGAGGCTTATCGCCGGTTCGATTACAAGCGCGTGATCTTCCTGCTCAACGGCTTCATGACGAGCGATCTCTCCGCTTTCTATTTCGATGTGCGCAAGGATACGCTCTATTGCGATCCGCCCTCCAGCCTCGCCCGCAAGAGCGCGCTGACGGTAATCGACCGCTGTTTCGATTGCGTGGTGACGTGGATCGCGCCGATCCTGTGCTTCACGGCGGAAGAAGCCTGGCTGACGCGCCATCCGGACGCGCTCTCGGTGCATCTCGAAACCTTCCCCGAGGTCCCCGCCGGCTGGCGCGATGCCGCGCTCGCGGAACGCTGGGCCAGGGTGCGCCGGGTGCGCCGGGTCGTGACCGGGTCGCTCGAAATCGAGCGCAATGCCAAGAACATCCGCTCCAACCTCGACGCGGCACCGATCGTCCACGTGACCGATCCGGAGCTGCTGGCGGCGGTGGAGGGGCTGAACCTGGCCGATATCTGCATCACCTCCGATCTCACCCTGCGTTCCGACGAGGGTCCGGCGGATGCCTATCGCTGGGACGACGTGCCCGGCGTCGCCGTGGTCTTCGCGCGGGCGCAGGGCACGAAATGCGCCCGCTCCTGGAAGATCTCGCCGGATGTCGGCACCGATCCGGACTATCCAGACGTCACCCCCCGCGACGCGCAGGCGCTGCGGGAGCTGAAGGCGATGGGGGCGTGA
- a CDS encoding ArsR/SmtB family transcription factor, translating to MTQPAIEAGALVALVAHDADNTRIAAIAKALGHPARVRIVKLLLAKRSCIGCDIVEDVGLAQSTVSEHLRILKAAGIITGEIERPRICYSLVPGSLDPLADFLDALVDPDEPAHDADTHAPASDPR from the coding sequence ATGACCCAGCCAGCAATTGAGGCCGGCGCGCTCGTCGCGCTTGTTGCACACGATGCGGACAACACCCGCATCGCCGCGATTGCCAAGGCGCTGGGGCATCCCGCGCGGGTGCGAATCGTCAAGCTGCTTCTGGCCAAGCGTTCCTGTATCGGCTGCGACATTGTCGAGGATGTCGGGCTGGCGCAATCGACCGTCTCCGAGCATCTGCGCATCCTCAAGGCAGCCGGCATCATCACCGGCGAGATCGAGCGCCCGCGCATCTGCTATTCGCTTGTGCCGGGAAGCCTCGACCCGCTGGCGGATTTTCTCGATGCCTTGGTTGACCCGGATGAACCGGCGCATGACGCGGACACCCACGCTCCTGCCTCTGATCCCCGATAA
- the arsB gene encoding ACR3 family arsenite efflux transporter, giving the protein MSLFERYLSVWVALCLIAGLTLGAIIPGVFDALAALEYASINFVVAVLIWAMVYPMMVAVDFSSLARVHERPKGLVITLTVNWLIKPFTMAALGVLFFEFLFAPFIEPGTAGQYIAGMILLGAAPCTAMVFVWSTLTKGDPNYTLAQVSLNDAIMIFAYAPIVALLLGVTDISVPWDTLILSVVLYIVVPLTAGVLTRLHLTRGARSPAEAEAAVARFTAGVKPFSIIGLLATVVLLFGFQGEVILTQPLVIVMIAIPLLIQSYGIFAVAYWAAKAWGVPHKVAAPCAMIGTSNFFELAVAVAIGLFGLNSIAALVTVVGVLVEVPVMLSLVAFANRTRHWFPLDEAPIRASRKPEQSEP; this is encoded by the coding sequence ATGTCGCTTTTCGAACGCTATCTCTCCGTCTGGGTCGCGCTCTGCCTGATTGCCGGGCTCACGCTGGGCGCAATCATTCCCGGCGTGTTCGATGCGCTGGCTGCGCTGGAATACGCCTCGATCAACTTCGTCGTGGCGGTGCTGATCTGGGCCATGGTCTATCCGATGATGGTGGCGGTGGATTTCTCGTCGCTGGCGCGGGTGCATGAGCGGCCCAAGGGGCTGGTCATCACGCTGACCGTGAACTGGCTGATCAAGCCCTTCACCATGGCGGCTCTTGGGGTGTTGTTCTTCGAATTCCTTTTCGCGCCCTTCATCGAACCCGGAACGGCGGGGCAGTATATCGCCGGCATGATCCTGCTCGGCGCGGCCCCCTGCACGGCCATGGTCTTCGTCTGGTCGACGCTGACGAAGGGTGATCCGAACTACACGCTCGCACAGGTCTCGCTCAACGACGCCATCATGATCTTCGCCTATGCGCCGATCGTGGCGCTGCTGCTCGGCGTTACCGATATCAGCGTGCCGTGGGACACGCTGATCCTCTCGGTCGTGCTCTATATCGTGGTGCCGCTCACCGCCGGGGTGCTGACGCGGCTGCATCTCACGCGCGGCGCGCGCTCGCCCGCCGAGGCCGAGGCGGCGGTGGCGCGCTTCACCGCCGGGGTGAAGCCGTTTTCGATCATCGGCCTTCTGGCCACGGTGGTGCTGCTCTTCGGCTTCCAGGGCGAGGTGATCCTCACCCAGCCGCTGGTCATCGTGATGATCGCGATCCCGCTGCTGATCCAGTCCTACGGCATCTTCGCCGTGGCCTATTGGGCGGCCAAGGCCTGGGGCGTGCCGCACAAGGTGGCGGCGCCTTGCGCCATGATCGGCACGTCGAATTTCTTCGAACTCGCCGTCGCGGTGGCGATCGGCCTGTTCGGCCTCAATTCCATCGCGGCACTCGTGACCGTGGTCGGCGTGCTGGTGGAGGTGCCGGTCATGCTCTCCCTCGTCGCCTTCGCCAACCGCACCCGCCACTGGTTCCCGCTAGACGAAGCCCCCATCCGCGCATCGCGCAAGCCGGAACAGAGCGAGCCTTGA
- a CDS encoding DeoR/GlpR family DNA-binding transcription regulator has product MAQTFRHAEILAIARESGRVTVEDLAAHFGVTLQTIRRDLTDLCDAGRLERVHGGAVLPSGVTNIGYEDRRILNAPAKECIATRIARDIPRGASLFLNIGTTTEAVARALRGHRDLMVVTNNLNVANILAANDGIEVIVAGGVLRRADAGLVGDIALDMLGHFKVDIAVIGTSALDEDGDLLDFDVREVRISQAIIKQARQAWLAADCSKFTRSAPVRIASLADIDRFITDAPPPDRIARLCAEWQTQVTICNDARA; this is encoded by the coding sequence ATGGCCCAGACCTTCCGCCACGCTGAAATTCTGGCGATTGCCCGCGAAAGCGGGCGCGTCACCGTCGAGGATCTCGCGGCGCATTTCGGTGTCACGCTGCAGACGATCCGGCGCGACCTGACTGATCTGTGCGATGCGGGCCGGCTCGAGCGCGTTCATGGCGGGGCCGTGCTGCCATCCGGCGTGACCAATATCGGCTACGAAGACCGCCGCATTCTCAACGCACCAGCCAAGGAGTGCATCGCGACGCGGATTGCCCGCGACATCCCGCGCGGCGCGTCGCTTTTCCTGAATATCGGCACGACGACCGAGGCGGTGGCGCGGGCGCTTCGCGGTCATCGTGATCTCATGGTGGTGACCAACAATCTCAACGTGGCCAACATCCTCGCAGCCAATGACGGGATCGAGGTGATCGTCGCCGGCGGCGTCCTGCGCCGCGCCGATGCCGGTCTCGTCGGCGACATTGCGCTCGACATGCTGGGTCACTTCAAGGTCGATATCGCCGTGATCGGCACCTCCGCCCTCGACGAGGACGGCGACCTGCTCGATTTCGACGTGCGCGAGGTGCGCATCAGCCAGGCCATCATCAAGCAGGCGCGTCAGGCCTGGCTCGCGGCGGATTGCTCGAAGTTCACCCGCAGCGCGCCGGTGCGGATCGCCTCCCTCGCCGATATCGACCGGTTCATCACGGATGCCCCGCCACCGGATCGGATCGCGCGGCTCTGCGCGGAATGGCAAACACAGGTGACGATCTGCAATGATGCGCGGGCATGA
- the glpD gene encoding glycerol-3-phosphate dehydrogenase, with translation MADTAHYDLFVIGGGINGCGIARDASGRGLSVALAEQGDLAQATSSSSTKLFHGGLRYLEYFEFRLVREALIERETLLRAMPHIAWPMRFVLPFHKDMRFDSTTPASRLLAGFMPWLKGQRPAWLIRLGLFLYDHMGGRKLLPPTRAVDLTRATAGKALQARFTRAYAYSDVWVEDSRLVVLNARDAQMRGARIMTRTRVISAERGAQLWRVHLEHADGTRETISARGLVNAGGPWAGRIIGEQLGIATRERVRLVRGSHIVTRRLFDHDNCYFFQGRDGRIIFAIPYERDFTLIGTTDQEHESDPSQARCTPEEQDYLCAFASEYFEKPVTRNDIVWTYSGVRPLYDDGARSATAATRDYVLSLDAQGPVLLNVFGGKITTYRKLAEAALRKLVPHYPQAGPAWTAGVALPGGDFPVDGVDALTQALCARYPFLDHEWALRLVRAYGSDAFNLLGEARAREDLGRDYGATLTDAEIGWLVSHEYARSADDILWRRSKLGLRLDADAAVAIEAAVARRVSEISRAACG, from the coding sequence ATGGCTGACACGGCACACTACGACCTCTTCGTCATCGGCGGCGGCATCAATGGCTGCGGCATTGCACGTGACGCGAGCGGTCGCGGATTATCGGTCGCGCTGGCCGAGCAGGGCGATCTGGCCCAGGCAACATCCTCCTCCTCCACCAAGCTGTTCCATGGCGGGCTGCGCTATCTCGAATATTTCGAATTCCGTCTGGTGCGCGAGGCCCTGATCGAGCGCGAGACATTGCTGCGCGCCATGCCGCATATCGCCTGGCCGATGCGCTTCGTGCTGCCTTTCCACAAGGATATGCGTTTCGATTCGACGACGCCGGCATCGCGGCTTCTGGCCGGTTTCATGCCCTGGTTGAAGGGGCAGCGCCCGGCCTGGCTGATCCGGCTGGGATTGTTCCTTTATGATCACATGGGCGGTCGCAAGCTGTTGCCGCCGACGCGCGCCGTCGATCTCACGCGCGCGACCGCCGGCAAGGCGTTGCAGGCGCGCTTCACCCGAGCCTATGCCTATTCCGATGTCTGGGTCGAGGATTCGCGCCTCGTCGTTCTCAACGCCCGCGATGCGCAGATGCGGGGCGCGCGGATCATGACGCGCACCCGTGTCATCTCCGCCGAGCGCGGGGCACAGCTGTGGCGGGTGCATCTCGAACATGCCGACGGGACCCGCGAGACGATCAGCGCGCGTGGCCTCGTCAATGCCGGCGGGCCCTGGGCCGGGCGCATCATCGGCGAGCAGCTCGGCATCGCGACCCGCGAGCGGGTGCGGCTGGTGCGCGGCAGCCATATCGTGACGCGCCGGCTGTTCGATCACGACAATTGCTATTTCTTCCAGGGGCGGGACGGGCGCATCATCTTCGCCATACCCTATGAACGTGATTTCACCCTGATCGGCACCACCGATCAGGAGCATGAGAGTGATCCTTCGCAGGCGCGATGCACGCCGGAAGAGCAGGATTATCTGTGCGCCTTCGCCTCGGAATATTTCGAAAAGCCCGTCACCCGCAACGACATCGTCTGGACCTATTCCGGCGTGCGCCCGCTCTACGACGACGGCGCCAGATCGGCGACGGCGGCAACGCGGGACTACGTGCTCTCACTGGACGCGCAGGGCCCGGTCCTGCTCAACGTCTTCGGCGGCAAGATCACCACCTATCGCAAGCTCGCCGAGGCCGCGCTGCGCAAGCTCGTGCCGCACTACCCGCAGGCCGGCCCGGCCTGGACGGCGGGGGTTGCGCTGCCGGGCGGCGACTTTCCCGTCGATGGAGTCGATGCGCTCACGCAGGCGCTGTGCGCGCGCTATCCCTTTCTCGATCACGAATGGGCCCTGCGGCTGGTCCGCGCCTACGGTAGCGATGCCTTCAACCTGCTCGGTGAGGCGCGCGCGCGCGAAGATCTCGGGCGCGATTACGGCGCCACCCTCACCGATGCCGAGATCGGCTGGCTGGTCAGCCATGAATATGCCCGCAGCGCCGACGACATCCTGTGGCGGCGCAGCAAGCTCGGCCTGCGGCTCGATGCGGACGCTGCCGTCGCGATCGAGGCGGCCGTTGCGCGCAGGGTCAGCGAAATCTCACGCGCCGCGTGCGGTTGA
- a CDS encoding ABC transporter substrate-binding protein, producing the protein MKSTFALAALCALAITPVMADEIRFTDHEERVVTLSAPAERIASIPIPMASTLIAIDGGTERLVGMNPTAKSAIMEGILGRIFPEAREIPSDITAPNFIPNVEELARVNPDLVIQWAGRGPDYVDPITNAGLDLMTIMYGTEARTREYMTMAATAMGKPERIEQIIDWRAAVEADIAARTATIPEDERPTVLYLLRAQENLRASGTENNYNAWYHMLAGGRNAADDLVGGWSDISVEQIAAWDPEVIFLNSFEADLTLARILDDPILSLTSAAQSGRVYKMPLGGYRWDPPNQESPLTWMWTANLLHPEVFDYDLRAEMREAYRVLYDYELSDADIDEILWIEMQGGMAHYDQFAAR; encoded by the coding sequence ATGAAGAGCACTTTCGCCCTCGCTGCGCTATGCGCGCTCGCCATCACGCCGGTCATGGCGGACGAAATCCGCTTCACCGATCACGAAGAGCGCGTGGTAACCCTGTCCGCCCCGGCGGAGCGGATCGCCTCGATCCCGATTCCGATGGCCTCGACCCTGATCGCGATCGATGGCGGCACGGAACGGCTCGTGGGGATGAATCCGACGGCGAAATCCGCCATCATGGAGGGGATTCTCGGGCGGATATTCCCTGAAGCCCGCGAGATCCCCTCGGACATCACGGCGCCGAACTTCATCCCGAATGTCGAGGAACTGGCCCGGGTCAATCCCGATCTCGTGATCCAATGGGCCGGACGCGGGCCGGATTACGTCGATCCGATCACCAATGCGGGCCTTGACCTGATGACGATCATGTACGGGACCGAGGCGCGTACGCGCGAATACATGACCATGGCCGCAACAGCCATGGGCAAGCCGGAGCGCATCGAGCAGATCATCGACTGGCGCGCGGCGGTCGAGGCCGATATCGCGGCGCGCACGGCGACGATCCCGGAGGATGAGCGCCCCACGGTCCTCTACCTGCTGCGTGCTCAGGAAAACCTGCGCGCCTCCGGAACGGAAAACAATTACAATGCCTGGTATCACATGCTCGCAGGCGGTCGGAATGCCGCCGATGATCTGGTCGGGGGCTGGTCGGATATCAGCGTCGAACAGATCGCCGCCTGGGATCCGGAAGTGATCTTCCTCAATTCCTTCGAGGCCGATCTGACACTCGCGCGCATCCTCGACGATCCGATCCTGTCGCTCACCAGTGCCGCGCAATCAGGGCGCGTCTACAAGATGCCGCTCGGCGGTTATCGCTGGGATCCGCCCAACCAGGAGAGCCCGCTGACCTGGATGTGGACGGCCAATCTGCTGCATCCGGAGGTGTTCGATTACGATCTGCGCGCCGAAATGCGCGAAGCCTATCGCGTGCTCTACGATTACGAGCTGAGCGATGCCGATATCGACGAGATCCTCTGGATCGAGATGCAGGGCGGCATGGCGCATTACGATCAGTTCGCGGCCCGATGA
- a CDS encoding FecCD family ABC transporter permease yields the protein MSSRALSVPGIGAGALPLGAFPVMLIGLLIAMLYAIGAGRFDVHWARIIEILWLRAWDPTGHPETMDARIVELVRLPRVLLAALSGAALAVGGAALQGVFRNPLVSPQVLGISQGGAFGGALAILLGYHGVVLLGMSFTFGLLALVLVGLLARINGRTEVLTVILAGMIVGAFFAALVSVLQFLADPNSSLPAIVYWLMGSFSTATWPRLGLAVPGMVIGLVMLWALRYRLNLLALEESEARSLGVDPDRERWFVFVAATLMTGTSVAVAGVIGWIGLVIPHAARLIVGEDHRLLIPASALLGATYLVLVDTLARTVTAAEIPLGVLTALIGAPVFAVLLRRHFTRVGQP from the coding sequence ATGAGCAGCCGGGCCCTCTCCGTGCCGGGTATCGGGGCGGGGGCCCTGCCGCTCGGCGCATTCCCGGTCATGCTGATCGGTTTGCTGATCGCGATGCTCTATGCGATCGGCGCGGGCCGGTTCGACGTGCACTGGGCCCGGATCATCGAGATCCTGTGGCTGCGAGCCTGGGATCCGACCGGCCATCCGGAGACGATGGATGCGCGCATCGTCGAACTGGTCCGCCTCCCGCGCGTGCTGCTCGCCGCGCTGTCGGGCGCTGCCCTGGCCGTCGGCGGCGCGGCCTTGCAGGGCGTGTTTCGCAATCCGCTGGTCAGCCCGCAGGTTCTGGGGATCAGCCAGGGCGGCGCATTCGGTGGCGCGCTCGCGATCCTGCTCGGCTATCACGGCGTTGTGCTGCTTGGCATGTCGTTCACCTTCGGCCTGCTTGCCCTCGTGCTCGTCGGCCTGCTCGCGCGGATCAACGGGCGCACCGAGGTTCTGACCGTGATCCTCGCCGGCATGATCGTGGGTGCGTTCTTTGCCGCCCTCGTCTCCGTGCTGCAATTCCTCGCTGATCCGAATTCGTCGTTGCCGGCCATCGTCTACTGGCTGATGGGCTCCTTCTCGACCGCAACCTGGCCGCGCCTCGGTCTCGCCGTGCCGGGCATGGTGATCGGTCTGGTGATGCTGTGGGCTTTGCGTTATCGCCTCAACCTCCTCGCGCTGGAGGAAAGCGAGGCGCGGTCGCTGGGTGTCGATCCCGATCGCGAGCGCTGGTTCGTCTTCGTTGCCGCAACGCTGATGACGGGGACGAGCGTTGCCGTCGCCGGCGTGATCGGCTGGATCGGGCTGGTCATCCCCCATGCCGCGCGTCTGATCGTGGGCGAGGACCATCGCCTGCTGATCCCCGCATCGGCGCTTCTCGGGGCGACCTATCTCGTGCTCGTCGATACCCTTGCACGTACAGTGACCGCAGCCGAGATCCCCCTCGGCGTCCTGACCGCGCTGATCGGCGCCCCGGTCTTCGCCGTGCTGCTGCGGCGACACTTCACGCGTGTGGGGCAGCCATGA
- a CDS encoding ABC transporter ATP-binding protein: MIGITDASLSFGNLRLFARLTLNVASGRTMAILGPNGRGKTTLLRAILGFQKLDRGRRHAPDIVGYVPQHGASQVRLSGLEVVTMGRAARRGLFGQPDGTDADAARAALVQVGACHLADQSYDRMSGGQRQMVLIARALATGSPALVLDEPTSALDLGNQARTLSLIAGLGQARERTILFTTHDPNHALAVADDVALMMPDGEIVQGPVGEMITPDLMSRLYGVPMHWARIAERETRRAMLPAFTGRDVA, from the coding sequence ATGATCGGGATCACTGACGCATCCCTGTCCTTCGGCAATCTGCGCCTCTTCGCGCGCCTGACGCTCAATGTCGCAAGCGGCCGGACCATGGCGATCCTCGGGCCTAACGGACGCGGCAAGACAACCCTTCTGCGTGCCATCCTCGGCTTCCAGAAGCTCGACCGGGGACGGCGGCATGCGCCCGACATCGTCGGCTATGTGCCCCAGCACGGCGCTTCGCAGGTCAGGCTGTCGGGGCTCGAAGTGGTTACCATGGGCCGTGCCGCACGCCGCGGCCTGTTCGGCCAGCCAGATGGTACCGATGCGGATGCCGCCCGCGCCGCGCTGGTTCAGGTCGGGGCCTGTCATCTGGCTGATCAGAGCTATGACCGCATGTCGGGCGGCCAGCGTCAGATGGTGCTGATCGCCCGCGCGCTGGCGACGGGATCGCCCGCTCTGGTGCTCGACGAGCCCACATCCGCACTGGATCTCGGCAACCAGGCGCGCACGCTGAGCCTGATCGCGGGCCTGGGGCAGGCGCGGGAGCGCACCATCCTCTTCACCACCCACGATCCCAACCACGCCCTCGCCGTCGCCGACGATGTCGCCCTGATGATGCCGGATGGTGAGATCGTGCAGGGGCCGGTCGGGGAGATGATCACGCCGGATCTGATGTCGCGGCTCTATGGCGTGCCCATGCACTGGGCGCGCATTGCGGAACGGGAGACACGGCGCGCCATGCTGCCGGCATTCACGGGAAGGGACGTCGCATGA
- the purU gene encoding formyltetrahydrofolate deformylase — MTCRYILTLSCPDRIGIVAAVAGFLAGREGNILESAQYNDPETGRFFMRVRFEIAQDHAALRAGFSESVAGAFGMEWAINGAEDRPRVLLMASKFGHCLNDLLYRYGSGLLPAEVVAVVSNHRDFYRLAASYDVPFHHLPVRAQNKSEQEAKLRDLIADQGIDLVVLARYMQVLSPGFCETMPGRIINIHHSFLPSFKGAAPYSQAHKRGVKLIGATAHYVTADLDEGPIIEQDVTRVDHTMSADELMAAGRDVECSVLARAVRYHLERRVLPNGSRTVVFR; from the coding sequence ATGACATGCCGCTACATCCTCACCCTCTCCTGCCCCGACCGGATCGGCATCGTTGCCGCCGTCGCCGGGTTTCTTGCGGGGCGTGAGGGAAATATTCTGGAGAGCGCACAATACAACGACCCGGAGACCGGGCGTTTCTTCATGCGGGTGCGCTTCGAGATCGCACAGGATCACGCGGCGCTGCGCGCCGGTTTCAGCGAGAGTGTCGCCGGGGCATTCGGCATGGAATGGGCGATCAACGGGGCCGAGGACCGCCCGCGCGTGCTGCTGATGGCCTCGAAATTCGGCCATTGCCTCAACGACCTGCTCTATCGCTACGGCTCCGGCCTGTTGCCGGCGGAAGTCGTGGCGGTGGTCTCGAACCATCGCGATTTCTACCGTCTCGCCGCCAGCTACGACGTGCCCTTCCACCATCTGCCGGTACGGGCGCAGAACAAGTCCGAGCAGGAGGCAAAGCTGCGTGATCTGATCGCGGATCAGGGTATCGATCTCGTCGTGCTCGCGCGTTACATGCAGGTCTTGTCGCCGGGATTCTGCGAAACCATGCCGGGGCGGATCATCAACATCCACCACTCCTTCCTGCCCAGCTTCAAGGGTGCGGCCCCCTATAGCCAGGCGCACAAGCGCGGGGTGAAGCTGATCGGCGCAACGGCGCATTACGTCACCGCCGATCTCGACGAGGGCCCGATCATCGAGCAGGACGTCACCCGCGTTGATCATACGATGAGCGCCGACGAACTGATGGCGGCGGGCCGTGACGTCGAGTGCTCGGTCCTCGCCCGCGCCGTGCGCTATCATCTGGAGCGCCGTGTCCTTCCGAACGGCTCACGCACCGTGGTTTTCCGCTGA